The following is a genomic window from Planctomycetia bacterium.
GCGGCCGGCGATCCGGCGGCGCGCAGATGATGACGCGATCGTGCGTACCTGCGAGGGCAAGACGGCGCACCCTGGCCTGCCAGTTCATCAATTCCCAGCCGAACTCCCCGAGGTACGGCGCAACCATGAGTGATTTTTTCTTGCCGTGGATCATCGGGTCTCGGAGTTCGTGGAGTCGATCGCCGCGTTGTCCGGCCAATCTTCGATGGCCTGCTCGAACTGTTGCTGTGAGCCGCAGGGCGCGGGCTTTCGGCTGATGTTGAAGGCGTCGACGCCGGGGAGATTCAGGCGGCGGCGCATGTCCACTGCCGCGCGATGTCCTGTCTCGGCGACGAGCCGCCGCGAGATTGCATTGAAGTGGCGCTTGAGGCCGAAGGGATAGGCCACGGCGAAGGGCATGCGTCCGGTGAGATCGCGGATCGCATCGCGCGCGGTCTGCAATTCGTTTCGCTGGGCCGACTCGTCGAGGTTCGCCATGATGGCGTGCGAGTGCGTGTGGTTGCCGATGTGGATCAACTCGGGATTGAAAGTCGCCAGGTCCTCGCGCTCGATGTAGGGGCGGGCCTTGGCGGCGATGGCCGGACCGGTTGAGCCGGTGGCGCGGATCAATGTCTCCAGGATTTCGGGCAGGTCGGCTCTGTAGTGCTGACGGGCGTATTCGTCGACGCTTTGGCTTTCCAGAATGGGCGGGTAGCCCTCGGCGGCCATGGCCTCCACGACTTTTTCGCCCAGGCCCTGGGATTGGAGCCAGGTGAGCTTGTGCTGCCACATCAGGTCATCATTGCCGACAACGGAGGTGACGACGAAGAGGGTCGCGGGTATTCGCCTTCGCACGAGAATCGGGACGGCGAAACTTGCGGAGTCTGCCATGCCGTCATCAATCGTGACTGCGACGGCGCGGCGAAGCGACTCACCGCGTTCCATGGCGTCCACCATCGCCTCCAGGCTCATGAGGTTGAAGTTGTCCGCCAGATAGTCCATCTGCCGCTCGAACTCGGTGGGGTCGTGCCGCAGCGTGGTGCCGGCGGTGAAGATGGAATCGCGCGGGGAGATGCCGTGATAGGCGACGACGTTGATGCACTGCTCGTTGTAGCGACGCCGGATGCGACGAAGCCACTGCCCGGTCCAGGTGTCAAATTCCGTTCTTGCCAGCCAGCGACTCACGAGATTACCTCCCGCCTGATTCCCCTGCGCGGTGCGACGCGATTAAACAACTCGGCGAGCTGTTCGGACTGGCGTCGCCGCGTGACTGAGTTCAACAAGTCCTTCGCACGCCGGACCTGAAGCGTTCCCGATAACCATCGACGATAAAGGTCGCAGATCGCGCGATGGATTCCGTCAATATCCTTGGGCGAGACGAGCCAGACGCCGTCGTGGCGGCCCAGCTCCGCCGCAGCCGCGCCGGTGCGCGGCACGGTGGCGAGAATAGCCCTGCCCGCTCCGATGCATTCGTACATCTTCGCGGTGGTGTCGCCTTCACTGCCCGGCAAGTCGGGCAGCATGATGAGATTTACATCGGCCGAAGACATGGCCGCCAGGGCCTCCGCATGCGGGAGCACGCCGTGATATACGATGGTTCCGCGATCCGCCGGGTTGGTCAGCTCGTCTCGAAAGACGCCGGCCCGACCGGCGAATTCCAATTGTGCGTGTTCGGCGGCGCCGGGGGTTTCGGTGATGTAACGTCGCCAGGCCGTC
Proteins encoded in this region:
- a CDS encoding polysaccharide deacetylase family protein, translating into MSRWLARTEFDTWTGQWLRRIRRRYNEQCINVVAYHGISPRDSIFTAGTTLRHDPTEFERQMDYLADNFNLMSLEAMVDAMERGESLRRAVAVTIDDGMADSASFAVPILVRRRIPATLFVVTSVVGNDDLMWQHKLTWLQSQGLGEKVVEAMAAEGYPPILESQSVDEYARQHYRADLPEILETLIRATGSTGPAIAAKARPYIEREDLATFNPELIHIGNHTHSHAIMANLDESAQRNELQTARDAIRDLTGRMPFAVAYPFGLKRHFNAISRRLVAETGHRAAVDMRRRLNLPGVDAFNISRKPAPCGSQQQFEQAIEDWPDNAAIDSTNSETR